A window from Melopsittacus undulatus isolate bMelUnd1 chromosome Z, bMelUnd1.mat.Z, whole genome shotgun sequence encodes these proteins:
- the MSMP gene encoding prostate-associated microseminoprotein produces the protein MPQHPDAPDMQYVPQQQRIQTSSTLTMAMRAQKMGCAWLCLLLSLLFQLPGSQAKCYFQAKAPCEYEGKQFSLGESWLSTNCLLCTCLHPVGVGCCETTQHPIDFPDWCEAHYDSQTCQISVVQKANPSLPCVKSLEHEWGSPGTPEPLINKVLGARLSR, from the exons ATGCCCCAGCATCCTGATGCCCCTGACATGCAGTATGTCCCCCAGCAGCAGAGGATCCAA ACGAGCTCAACGCTGACCATGGCCATGCGAGCACAGAAGATGGGGTGTGCTTGGCTttgcctgctgctctccctcctcttccagctGCCGGGCTCCCAGGCCAAATGCTACTTCCAAGCTAAAG CTCCCTGCGAGTACGAGGGGAAGCAGTTCTCCCTTGGGGAGTCGTGGCTGAGCACCAACTGCCTGCTCTGTACCTGCCTGCACCCCGTCGGCGTGGGCTGCTGCGAGAC TACCCAGCACCCCATTGACTTCCCTGACTGGTGTGAAGCCCACTATGACTCACAGACGTGCCAGATCTCGGTGGTGCAGAAGGCCAACCCCAGCCTGCCCTGTGTGAAGAGCCTGGAGCATGAGTGGGGCTCACCCGGCACCCCCGAGCCGCTCATCAACAAGGTGCTGGGTGCAAGACTGAGCAGATAA